In Hymenobacter sublimis, a single genomic region encodes these proteins:
- the thrA gene encoding bifunctional aspartate kinase/homoserine dehydrogenase I has protein sequence MQVLKFGGSSVASAANINRVLALVEAAARQQPTVVVVSALGGVTDALISAGRRAAAADAGYREQLQELEQRHLDVVRELLPITGQSAVLSFVKSYCNELERLCDGVFALGELSARTLDRLVSYGELLSSQVVAAGLGARGTAHQWLDSRQLLRTDARYGHATVDFATTNAQIQAAVNGAETALYVAPGFVAAAPDGTTTTLGRGGSDYTAAIFAGALGVSQLQIWTDVSGMMTADPRLVRAARPISHISYQEAMELSHFGAKVLYPPTIQPVMHRGISLWIKNTFAPEDAGTLIEVAPPANHAMVRGISSIGPVALLRLEGNGMVGIPGFSRRLFAALAQEQINVILITQSSSEHSISVAVRATDAQQARQAADAEFAAEISAGRLDPLYCEEELAIVALVGEQMKNHPGISGRLFGALGQNGVNIRAIAQGSSEKNISTVIRQQDVRKAINVLHETFFEATTRQVNVVVTGVGNVGRKLLEQLARQQPWLREKLRLNLRVVGLATSRQFVLDEEGIDLADWQTALAAGPPLSLKALTEQLLALNLRNTVFVDVTASAEVAQVYAELLARSVAVVACNKVAASSDYQNYARLKSLAQEFNTQFLFETNVGAGLPVIGTLGDLLRSGDEVQRMEAVLSGTLNFVFNNYDGSRPFAEVVRQAQAEGYTEPDPRLDLTGVDVARKILILAREAGYALEMSDIHNEAFLPTSCLEGDVPAFYEQLAVHEPHFRALYDAAAANGEKLRFVASFGAGQARVGLQALPPTHDLYSLQGKDNAVLFYTNRYVEQPLVIKGAGAGAEVTASGVFADVLRAVQS, from the coding sequence ATGCAGGTTCTCAAATTCGGAGGTTCATCCGTGGCTTCGGCCGCCAACATTAACCGCGTTTTAGCGCTGGTCGAAGCCGCCGCCCGCCAGCAGCCCACCGTGGTAGTCGTTTCGGCCCTGGGTGGCGTGACGGATGCCCTGATTAGTGCCGGCCGGCGCGCTGCCGCCGCTGATGCCGGCTACCGGGAGCAACTGCAGGAACTGGAACAGCGCCACCTCGACGTAGTGCGCGAACTGCTCCCGATTACGGGACAGAGCGCGGTGCTGAGCTTCGTGAAAAGCTACTGCAATGAACTAGAGCGGCTCTGCGACGGTGTTTTTGCCCTGGGCGAACTTTCGGCCCGCACCCTGGACCGGCTAGTGAGCTACGGGGAGTTACTGTCCTCGCAGGTGGTAGCGGCGGGGCTGGGGGCGCGGGGTACGGCTCATCAGTGGCTGGACAGTCGGCAGCTTCTGCGCACCGATGCCCGCTACGGCCACGCCACCGTAGATTTTGCTACCACCAACGCCCAGATTCAGGCCGCCGTGAATGGGGCCGAGACGGCCCTGTACGTGGCGCCGGGCTTCGTGGCCGCAGCCCCGGATGGCACCACTACCACTTTAGGCCGCGGCGGCTCCGACTACACAGCCGCCATTTTTGCCGGGGCGCTGGGGGTCAGCCAGCTACAAATCTGGACCGACGTGAGCGGGATGATGACGGCCGACCCGCGTCTGGTGCGGGCCGCTCGTCCCATTTCGCACATCTCCTACCAAGAGGCCATGGAGTTGTCGCACTTCGGAGCCAAGGTTCTCTACCCGCCTACCATTCAACCGGTTATGCACCGGGGCATTTCGCTCTGGATCAAGAACACGTTTGCCCCCGAAGATGCCGGCACCCTAATTGAAGTAGCCCCGCCCGCCAACCACGCTATGGTGCGCGGCATTTCCAGCATCGGGCCGGTGGCCTTACTGCGGCTGGAGGGCAACGGCATGGTGGGCATTCCGGGCTTTTCGCGGCGGCTGTTTGCGGCCCTGGCCCAGGAGCAGATCAACGTGATTCTCATTACCCAAAGCTCTTCGGAGCACTCGATTTCCGTGGCCGTGCGCGCTACCGATGCGCAGCAGGCCCGGCAGGCGGCCGACGCGGAGTTTGCCGCCGAAATCAGCGCCGGCCGCCTCGACCCCTTGTATTGTGAGGAGGAGCTGGCCATTGTGGCCCTAGTGGGGGAGCAGATGAAAAACCACCCCGGCATCAGTGGGCGCCTGTTTGGGGCTCTGGGGCAAAATGGGGTGAACATTCGGGCCATTGCGCAGGGCTCTTCGGAGAAGAACATTTCCACTGTTATCCGCCAGCAGGATGTGCGCAAGGCTATTAACGTGCTGCACGAAACCTTCTTTGAGGCCACTACTCGGCAGGTGAATGTGGTGGTTACCGGCGTGGGCAACGTGGGCCGCAAGCTGCTGGAACAGCTGGCCCGGCAGCAGCCCTGGCTGCGCGAAAAGCTGCGCCTGAACCTGCGGGTAGTGGGCCTGGCCACCAGCCGGCAGTTCGTGCTCGATGAGGAAGGCATCGACCTCGCGGACTGGCAAACGGCCCTGGCCGCCGGACCGCCCCTGAGCCTGAAGGCCCTTACCGAGCAGCTGCTGGCCCTAAACCTGCGCAACACCGTGTTCGTGGACGTAACGGCTAGCGCGGAGGTAGCGCAGGTGTACGCCGAGTTGCTGGCGCGCAGCGTGGCCGTGGTAGCCTGCAACAAGGTAGCGGCTTCCTCTGATTATCAGAACTATGCGCGCCTGAAGTCATTGGCTCAGGAGTTCAATACCCAGTTTTTGTTTGAAACCAACGTGGGCGCGGGCCTGCCCGTCATCGGGACCCTGGGCGACCTGCTGCGTAGCGGCGACGAGGTGCAGCGCATGGAAGCAGTGCTGTCGGGCACCCTGAACTTTGTATTCAACAACTACGACGGCTCCCGGCCCTTTGCCGAGGTAGTGCGCCAGGCCCAGGCCGAAGGCTACACCGAGCCCGACCCCCGCCTCGATCTGACGGGGGTGGACGTGGCTCGCAAAATCCTGATTCTGGCCCGCGAGGCCGGGTACGCGCTGGAAATGAGCGACATTCACAACGAAGCGTTTCTGCCCACCTCCTGCCTGGAAGGCGACGTACCGGCTTTCTACGAGCAACTGGCCGTGCACGAGCCCCACTTCCGGGCCTTGTATGACGCAGCCGCGGCCAACGGGGAGAAGCTGCGGTTTGTGGCGAGTTTCGGGGCGGGGCAGGCCCGGGTAGGTCTGCAGGCCCTACCCCCCACCCACGACCTATACTCGCTGCAAGGCAAGGACAACGCCGTGCTATTCTATACCAACCGCTATGTGGAGCAGCCCCTGGTTATCAAAGGCGCCGGCGCGGGCGCCGAGGTAACGGCCTCCGGCGTATTTGCCGATGTGCTGCGCGCCGTACAGTCCTGA
- a CDS encoding protoporphyrinogen/coproporphyrinogen oxidase — MTTAAPSSQLPILIIGAGMAGLTCACYLHRAGRPVLVLEAADAVGGRVRTDVTPEGFRLDRGFQVLQTKYPEVQHLMDYGALQLRAFRSGAVIRLPDGQQTTLVNPLQQPTAAFSALTSRVGTLPDKLRLASLVQHVRGFSSGQLISRNSTNQLDTLTFLRQYGWSEQIIQNFFRPFFGGVYLDRSLGTAANFFEFVFKQFVEGEAALPALGMQQIPEQLAARLPQGSVRLQAPVSAIDGTTVHLADGTTYAGAAVVVAVDGEAAARLLPPAADAPARQWRRTTCTYFAAPATAARPDKLLRLNASPTGLAHNVAFPSDVAPHYAPAGQQLVSVSTHGEHGLSEDELTAQLRQELTAWFGPAAAQWRHLRTYFIPYGLPVYAPGQPARQMLKLGETLYRCGDHTAYPSLNAAMASGREVAEAILSS; from the coding sequence ATGACTACTGCCGCTCCCTCTTCTCAACTGCCCATTCTTATCATTGGGGCCGGTATGGCCGGCCTGACTTGCGCCTGTTACCTGCACCGCGCCGGCCGGCCCGTGCTGGTGCTGGAAGCCGCTGATGCGGTGGGAGGCCGCGTCCGGACGGATGTCACGCCGGAGGGTTTCCGCCTCGACCGGGGCTTTCAGGTGCTGCAAACCAAGTACCCCGAGGTTCAGCACCTCATGGACTACGGCGCCCTGCAACTGCGGGCGTTCCGCTCCGGGGCCGTCATTCGCCTGCCCGATGGTCAGCAGACTACCCTGGTAAACCCACTGCAACAGCCAACCGCTGCGTTTTCGGCGCTTACCTCGCGGGTTGGCACTTTGCCTGACAAGCTCCGACTCGCCAGCTTGGTGCAGCACGTGCGCGGTTTCAGCAGCGGGCAGCTCATCAGCCGCAACAGCACCAATCAGCTCGACACCCTAACGTTTCTGCGCCAGTATGGCTGGAGCGAGCAAATCATTCAGAACTTCTTCCGGCCCTTTTTCGGGGGCGTATACCTCGACCGGAGCCTGGGCACGGCCGCCAACTTCTTCGAGTTCGTGTTCAAGCAATTTGTGGAAGGCGAGGCTGCCCTACCTGCCCTGGGTATGCAGCAAATTCCGGAGCAACTGGCGGCTCGCCTGCCCCAAGGCAGCGTCCGGCTGCAGGCGCCCGTGAGTGCCATCGACGGCACTACGGTACACCTCGCCGATGGTACTACCTACGCAGGCGCGGCCGTAGTTGTGGCCGTTGATGGAGAAGCCGCCGCCCGTCTGCTGCCGCCCGCGGCCGATGCCCCGGCCCGGCAGTGGCGCCGCACTACCTGCACCTACTTTGCGGCCCCGGCTACGGCCGCCCGCCCCGATAAGCTGCTGCGGCTCAACGCCTCCCCTACGGGCCTGGCGCATAACGTGGCCTTCCCTTCCGACGTGGCGCCGCACTACGCCCCGGCCGGTCAGCAGCTCGTTTCAGTGAGCACGCACGGCGAACATGGCCTTTCCGAAGACGAGCTTACCGCGCAACTGCGGCAGGAATTAACCGCTTGGTTTGGTCCGGCTGCCGCGCAGTGGCGGCATCTGCGTACTTATTTTATTCCCTACGGCCTGCCCGTGTACGCGCCCGGCCAGCCCGCCCGCCAGATGCTGAAGCTCGGCGAAACCCTGTACCGGTGCGGCGACCATACGGCCTACCCCTCCTTGAATGCAGCCATGGCTTCGGGCCGGGAAGTAGCCGAAGCCATTCTGAGTTCCTAG
- a CDS encoding c-type heme family protein translates to MRLLFRTALLLLPLSACNSDQVEHLSNTKELAVEAENWQVKRIMPKDLLRATGWAGDSLTRTAERELRQVLAAKLQEGGVAAALPFCRPAALPATDSLATVLQAALSWRSPRPRNPAHRAALPPADLNAADTTTRRVARPATEEFTYQRPVVLNDAVCLRCHGEVGQDIAAADYALIQKQYPQDQATGYRLGQSMGVWRASFKRSGVAELYTMKTRKVMKKRKPLF, encoded by the coding sequence ATGCGTTTGCTGTTCCGCACCGCCCTGCTTTTACTGCCTCTTTCCGCCTGTAACTCCGACCAGGTAGAGCACCTGAGCAACACCAAGGAGCTGGCCGTGGAAGCCGAGAACTGGCAGGTAAAGCGCATCATGCCCAAAGACTTACTACGCGCCACCGGCTGGGCTGGCGACTCTTTAACGCGCACCGCCGAGCGGGAGCTGCGCCAGGTGCTGGCCGCCAAGCTGCAGGAAGGCGGCGTAGCGGCGGCCCTCCCCTTCTGCCGGCCCGCCGCCCTGCCCGCCACCGATTCGCTGGCCACAGTGCTGCAGGCCGCGCTGAGCTGGAGAAGCCCGCGGCCGCGCAACCCCGCGCACCGGGCCGCCCTCCCGCCCGCTGACCTCAACGCTGCCGACACTACAACCCGCCGCGTAGCCCGCCCCGCCACCGAGGAGTTTACCTACCAACGCCCCGTGGTACTCAATGATGCCGTGTGTTTGCGCTGCCACGGCGAGGTAGGCCAGGACATTGCGGCCGCCGACTACGCCCTGATTCAGAAGCAGTACCCCCAGGACCAAGCCACTGGCTACCGGCTGGGCCAGAGCATGGGCGTGTGGCGCGCCAGCTTCAAGCGCAGCGGCGTGGCAGAACTTTATACCATGAAAACCCGCAAGGTGATGAAGAAGCGCAAACCGCTTTTTTAG
- a CDS encoding carboxymuconolactone decarboxylase family protein, which produces MSLVSEFNDYRQRMNEKIMAADNKVIKRFFNLDTNTYQEGALNVKTKEMLGLACSMVLRCDDCIKYHLGKCYEEGINDEEIYEVFAIANLIGGSIVIPHFRRAVEYWEVLKEEAGALAPPHSHDA; this is translated from the coding sequence ATGAGCCTCGTCTCAGAATTTAACGACTACCGCCAGCGCATGAACGAAAAGATCATGGCGGCTGATAATAAGGTGATTAAGCGGTTTTTCAACCTCGATACCAATACCTACCAGGAGGGTGCCTTGAACGTAAAAACCAAGGAGATGCTGGGCCTGGCCTGCTCTATGGTGCTGCGTTGCGACGACTGCATCAAATACCACCTGGGCAAGTGCTACGAGGAAGGCATCAACGATGAGGAAATCTACGAGGTCTTTGCCATTGCCAACCTGATTGGGGGTAGCATTGTGATTCCGCACTTCCGCCGCGCCGTGGAGTACTGGGAGGTACTGAAAGAGGAGGCCGGCGCGCTGGCTCCACCCCACTCCCACGACGCGTAA
- a CDS encoding exodeoxyribonuclease III, whose translation MNIISYNVNGLRSALSKGLVDWVREAQPDVLCLQEIKAGREPLDVSGLVALGYHAYLHPARKPGYSGVATFSKQEPLAVVEGCGTALYDDEGRVLRLDFPECSVLNVYMPSGTSGAERQAFKVEWLHFFRRYVRELQAAGTPPLIIGGDFNCCQRDIDLHNPKANQQSPGFTPEERQWFQDLLADGYTDSFRHYHGDATGHYSWWTYRAGARARNVGWRLDHLLVDQQLQPRIQEAHLLPDVVHSDHCPAQLVLSL comes from the coding sequence TTGAATATCATTTCCTATAACGTGAATGGCCTGCGCTCGGCCCTGAGCAAAGGGCTGGTGGACTGGGTGCGCGAGGCTCAGCCAGATGTGCTCTGTCTTCAGGAAATCAAGGCTGGGCGGGAGCCGCTCGATGTATCAGGGCTGGTGGCTCTGGGCTACCACGCCTACCTACACCCGGCCCGTAAGCCCGGCTACAGCGGGGTAGCCACGTTCTCGAAACAGGAGCCGTTGGCGGTGGTAGAAGGCTGCGGAACGGCGCTGTATGATGACGAAGGCCGAGTACTGCGCCTCGATTTCCCGGAGTGCTCCGTGCTGAATGTGTACATGCCTTCGGGAACCAGTGGTGCGGAACGCCAAGCGTTTAAGGTAGAATGGCTGCATTTTTTCCGGCGCTACGTGCGCGAGCTACAGGCTGCCGGCACGCCGCCCCTTATCATTGGGGGCGACTTTAACTGTTGTCAGCGCGACATCGACCTGCACAACCCCAAGGCCAATCAGCAGAGCCCTGGCTTCACGCCGGAGGAGCGGCAGTGGTTCCAGGATTTGCTGGCCGATGGCTACACCGATTCCTTCCGCCACTACCACGGCGACGCTACCGGCCACTACTCCTGGTGGACCTACCGGGCCGGTGCCCGCGCCCGCAACGTGGGTTGGCGTCTCGACCACTTGCTGGTAGACCAGCAGTTGCAGCCCCGCATTCAGGAAGCCCACTTGCTCCCCGATGTAGTCCACTCTGACCACTGCCCGGCTCAGCTCGTGCTAAGCCTCTAA
- a CDS encoding homoserine kinase → MLFSSASITVLAPATVANVVCGFDVLGFALHEPNDVMKLRLIEQPGVVLINDDEFNLPTEPTQNVAGAALLAMLHAIPEPLGVEVRIRKAIRPGSGIGSSAASAAGAVAGLNYLLGNHFSKPELVQFAMYGEEVASGVRHADNIAPAIYGGVTLIRATTPTPDIVALDAPPLFVTVVHPQIEIKTSDARKILKQEVPLRDAIRQWANVGGLVAGLLQHDYALIGRSLEDVIVEPVRSILIPGFQDVKEGSRIAGALGGGISGSGPSLFMLSQDEATARAVENVMHATYQRLGLDYLTYLTTINPVGCQVLVDEN, encoded by the coding sequence ATGCTTTTTTCTTCAGCTTCTATTACGGTGCTAGCGCCCGCTACCGTAGCCAACGTGGTGTGCGGATTTGACGTGCTCGGCTTTGCTTTACACGAGCCCAACGACGTGATGAAGCTACGGCTGATCGAGCAGCCCGGGGTGGTGCTTATCAACGACGACGAGTTCAACCTGCCCACGGAGCCCACCCAGAACGTGGCGGGCGCGGCTCTGCTGGCCATGCTTCATGCCATTCCGGAACCGCTTGGGGTGGAGGTGCGCATTCGCAAAGCCATCCGGCCCGGTAGTGGTATTGGCAGCAGCGCGGCCAGCGCAGCGGGCGCCGTGGCGGGGCTTAACTACTTGTTAGGCAACCACTTCAGCAAGCCCGAGCTGGTGCAATTTGCCATGTACGGCGAAGAGGTAGCCTCCGGAGTGCGCCACGCCGACAACATTGCCCCGGCCATTTACGGCGGCGTAACCCTGATTCGGGCCACTACCCCCACGCCCGACATTGTAGCGCTGGATGCCCCGCCCCTGTTCGTGACGGTTGTGCACCCGCAGATTGAAATAAAAACTTCCGATGCCCGCAAGATTCTGAAGCAGGAAGTGCCCCTGCGCGACGCCATCCGGCAGTGGGCCAACGTGGGCGGGTTAGTGGCCGGCCTGCTCCAGCACGATTACGCCCTGATTGGCCGCTCCCTGGAGGACGTGATTGTGGAGCCTGTGCGCAGCATTCTGATTCCAGGCTTTCAGGATGTGAAGGAGGGTAGCCGCATTGCCGGGGCCCTGGGCGGCGGTATCTCCGGCTCGGGCCCCTCCTTGTTTATGCTCAGCCAGGACGAAGCCACGGCCCGCGCCGTAGAAAACGTCATGCACGCCACTTACCAGCGCCTCGGCCTCGACTACCTCACCTACCTGACCACCATTAACCCGGTGGGCTGCCAGGTGCTGGTCGATGAAAACTAA
- the thrC gene encoding threonine synthase, which translates to MRYYSLNRQAATVDFDAATVAGQAPDGGLYFPETIPRFPAGFVEQLPQLAPAEVAFTVLQPYVGSTIPATELGRICEETVSFPFPVVPVTARISALELFHGPTLAFKDVGARFMSRCLGYFSRHETRPVTVLVATSGDTGGAVASGFLGVPGVEVVILYPSGRVSPVQEQQLTALGQNIRALEVQGNFDDCQRLVKQAFRDPELLARRRFTSANSINVARWLPQQVYYCYGVAQTLAATNQPPVVAVPSGNFGNLCAGLLAYVSGLPVAHFLAACNANAAVPAYLTSGQYAARPAVPTLSNAMDVGDPSNFGRILELFRHEYPVIRDLLSGYSVSDADTSATIRRVHEHTGYLLDPHGAVAYFALEDYLSQQPEARGIFLETAHPVKFPAAVEPAIGQPVPVPTELQALLRQPKRSTLLAPEYEALRTYLLETA; encoded by the coding sequence ATGCGTTACTACAGCCTTAACCGCCAGGCCGCTACTGTTGACTTTGACGCGGCTACCGTGGCCGGGCAGGCCCCGGACGGGGGCTTGTACTTCCCCGAAACTATTCCGCGCTTTCCGGCCGGCTTCGTGGAGCAGCTGCCCCAGCTGGCTCCTGCCGAGGTGGCTTTCACGGTGCTACAGCCCTATGTGGGCAGCACCATTCCGGCCACCGAGCTGGGCCGCATCTGCGAAGAAACCGTCAGCTTTCCATTTCCGGTGGTGCCAGTTACCGCACGAATCAGTGCCCTGGAGCTGTTTCACGGTCCTACCCTGGCGTTTAAGGATGTGGGCGCCCGCTTCATGAGCCGCTGTCTGGGCTACTTTTCCCGCCACGAAACCCGGCCCGTTACGGTGTTAGTAGCCACTTCCGGCGACACGGGCGGAGCCGTGGCCAGCGGGTTTCTGGGCGTGCCCGGCGTGGAAGTTGTGATTCTTTACCCATCCGGCCGGGTAAGCCCGGTGCAAGAGCAGCAACTCACGGCTCTGGGCCAGAACATCCGGGCCCTGGAGGTGCAGGGCAACTTCGACGACTGCCAGCGCCTAGTGAAGCAGGCGTTCCGCGACCCGGAGCTGCTGGCGCGGCGGCGCTTTACCTCGGCCAACTCCATTAATGTAGCGCGGTGGCTGCCCCAGCAGGTGTACTACTGCTACGGCGTGGCCCAGACCTTGGCGGCCACCAACCAGCCGCCGGTGGTAGCCGTGCCCAGCGGCAACTTCGGCAACTTGTGCGCGGGGCTGCTGGCCTACGTTTCGGGGCTGCCGGTGGCGCACTTTCTGGCCGCCTGCAACGCCAACGCCGCCGTGCCGGCTTACCTTACCAGCGGGCAGTACGCCGCCCGGCCGGCCGTGCCTACCCTTTCCAACGCCATGGACGTGGGCGACCCCAGCAACTTTGGCCGCATCCTGGAGCTGTTCCGCCACGAGTATCCCGTCATTCGGGACCTGCTCAGCGGCTACTCCGTTTCGGATGCCGACACTAGCGCCACCATCCGGCGGGTACACGAGCACACGGGCTACCTGCTGGACCCCCACGGCGCCGTGGCCTATTTCGCCCTGGAAGACTACCTTAGCCAGCAGCCCGAAGCCCGCGGTATTTTCCTGGAAACGGCCCATCCGGTGAAGTTTCCGGCCGCCGTGGAGCCGGCTATCGGCCAGCCCGTGCCGGTGCCCACTGAGCTGCAAGCCCTGTTGCGCCAACCCAAGCGCAGCACCTTGCTAGCCCCCGAGTACGAAGCCTTGCGCACCTACCTGCTGGAAACGGCGTAG
- a CDS encoding toxin-antitoxin system YwqK family antitoxin yields the protein MYSRSLLFLLTSVLILSATLSAVAQQPDSSRRPLLTRAMAAARPYRVLGPDSVALFYTAEYELCPPGCASIRRHARLDSTGLFFGYVRDYWMHTAQPALVGAYKNGQKEGVFEVFHPNGEVATRAYYRAGRPVGTWAYWYASGQKRQILSFGTGDTLLIQQFWTEDGQPLVRDGQGTWYRTDAGLRIEGSVLKGLPTGRWRVRETTGRQSIKAEELFFKGRFRGGSARPSGEFYYDRSRIYITDLDSYSEAERFSLRPACPPEPAAGAK from the coding sequence ATGTATTCTAGAAGCCTGCTTTTCCTGCTAACCAGCGTTTTAATTCTCAGTGCTACCCTATCGGCCGTGGCGCAACAGCCCGATTCTAGCCGCCGCCCGCTACTTACCAGAGCCATGGCGGCGGCTAGGCCCTACCGGGTGCTTGGGCCCGACAGCGTAGCCTTGTTTTATACCGCTGAGTATGAGTTGTGTCCGCCGGGCTGCGCCAGCATCCGGCGCCACGCTCGCCTGGATAGCACCGGCCTGTTTTTCGGGTACGTGCGCGACTACTGGATGCACACGGCCCAGCCGGCCCTAGTCGGCGCGTATAAGAATGGGCAAAAGGAAGGCGTATTTGAAGTATTTCACCCCAATGGGGAGGTAGCCACCCGAGCCTATTACCGCGCGGGCCGGCCGGTAGGTACCTGGGCCTACTGGTATGCTTCGGGCCAGAAACGACAGATTCTGAGCTTTGGGACGGGCGATACGCTACTCATTCAGCAGTTTTGGACCGAAGACGGGCAACCGCTAGTGCGGGATGGCCAGGGCACCTGGTACCGCACCGACGCCGGCCTGCGCATAGAAGGCAGCGTACTTAAGGGCTTGCCCACCGGCCGCTGGCGGGTGCGCGAAACAACAGGGCGCCAGAGTATTAAGGCAGAGGAGCTGTTCTTCAAAGGTCGCTTTCGCGGGGGTAGCGCGCGGCCTTCCGGGGAGTTCTACTACGACCGGTCGCGCATTTATATCACGGACCTGGACAGCTACAGCGAGGCCGAACGCTTTTCTTTGCGCCCGGCCTGCCCACCAGAGCCGGCAGCTGGGGCCAAGTAA
- a CDS encoding SUMF1/EgtB/PvdO family nonheme iron enzyme has translation MNFSKYLRFAVVGACALAACKGGPPTATKPGKYSSTTGIEYNTEEGMKVSDYQGIPEGPGLVFIEGGRTVLGSAEEDVAMTHDNIERTVTLASFYMDEAEVANIHWLEYLHFVRKDSAEEFYQSALPDTTVWARELSFNDPYVDYYLRYPGFRYFPVVGVSWLQANDYCTWRTAKVNERLAGEGDEGDSGSSKGGGLFGRKKKKGDAGDAAEGTSEDGGKTKIAIENGNTLPNYRLPTEAEWEYAAQALIGTQETGNENQENKRIYPWDGRQVRNPYGKGMGQFLANFKRGRGDYAGIAGSLNDGAMITEYIYNYPPNDYGLYNMSGNVNEWVQDIYRPLSYEDVEDLNPFRRNGFLDPSEKYDKKGYQSLIDDHVRVYKGGSWRDVAYWLSPGTRRFMAEDSATATIGFRCAMINAGSNK, from the coding sequence ATGAATTTTTCCAAGTACCTGCGCTTTGCTGTAGTGGGAGCCTGCGCGCTGGCCGCCTGTAAAGGTGGGCCTCCCACCGCCACCAAACCCGGTAAGTACAGCTCCACTACGGGCATCGAGTACAACACCGAGGAGGGCATGAAGGTGTCTGATTACCAGGGTATCCCGGAAGGTCCCGGTCTGGTATTCATCGAAGGTGGTCGTACCGTGTTGGGCTCCGCCGAAGAGGACGTAGCCATGACCCACGACAACATCGAGCGGACCGTGACCCTGGCTTCCTTCTACATGGACGAAGCTGAGGTAGCCAACATCCACTGGCTGGAATACCTGCACTTTGTGCGCAAAGACTCCGCCGAGGAGTTCTACCAGTCGGCCCTGCCCGACACTACCGTATGGGCCCGTGAGCTGTCGTTCAACGACCCTTACGTGGATTACTACCTGCGCTACCCCGGCTTCCGCTACTTCCCCGTAGTGGGCGTAAGCTGGCTGCAGGCCAACGACTATTGCACTTGGCGCACGGCGAAAGTAAACGAGCGTTTGGCGGGTGAAGGCGACGAAGGCGACTCCGGCAGCAGCAAAGGCGGCGGGTTGTTTGGTCGTAAGAAAAAGAAAGGTGACGCCGGCGACGCCGCCGAAGGCACTTCTGAGGACGGCGGCAAAACCAAAATTGCCATCGAAAACGGTAACACCCTACCCAACTACCGTCTGCCCACGGAGGCTGAATGGGAGTACGCTGCGCAGGCTCTTATCGGTACCCAGGAAACTGGCAACGAAAACCAGGAAAACAAGCGCATCTACCCCTGGGACGGCCGCCAAGTGCGGAACCCCTACGGTAAAGGCATGGGCCAGTTCCTAGCTAATTTCAAGCGCGGCCGCGGTGACTATGCTGGTATTGCCGGCTCGCTCAACGATGGCGCCATGATTACAGAGTACATCTACAACTACCCGCCCAACGACTACGGCCTGTACAACATGTCGGGTAACGTAAACGAGTGGGTACAGGACATCTATCGTCCGCTTTCCTACGAGGATGTGGAAGATCTGAACCCCTTCCGTCGTAACGGCTTCCTTGACCCCTCGGAGAAGTACGACAAGAAAGGTTACCAGTCCCTCATCGACGACCACGTGCGCGTGTACAAAGGCGGTTCGTGGCGCGATGTAGCTTACTGGCTCTCGCCCGGTACGCGCCGCTTTATGGCCGAAGATTCTGCCACGGCTACCATCGGTTTCCGTTGCGCCATGATCAACGCCGGCTCGAACAAGTAG
- a CDS encoding ComF family protein yields MPFPTLLADFVGLVFPQVCLACQDPLTRGEDHLCTPCRAQLPYTDYHRLPAEDNPLARRFWGKLPIEHAFSYLRFQKHGRVQHLLHQLKYRGQQDVGRVLGRWYGQELAEAGFSTAFDLILPVPLHARKLAQRGYNQADSFAQGLATGLGCPWQADGLRRITGTESQTRKNRLERWQNVAEVFEVAQPVLVASQRILMVDDVLTTGATLEACAAVLLAAGAATVSIATIATADR; encoded by the coding sequence ATGCCGTTTCCTACCCTGCTCGCTGACTTTGTTGGGCTCGTATTTCCGCAGGTCTGTCTGGCTTGTCAGGACCCATTAACCCGAGGCGAAGACCACCTATGCACGCCCTGCCGGGCCCAGCTGCCCTACACAGACTACCACCGCCTACCCGCCGAAGACAACCCGTTGGCCCGCCGCTTCTGGGGCAAACTCCCCATTGAACACGCCTTTAGCTACCTGCGCTTTCAGAAGCACGGCCGCGTGCAGCACCTTCTCCATCAGCTCAAATACCGCGGTCAGCAGGACGTCGGGCGGGTGTTGGGGCGCTGGTACGGGCAGGAGCTAGCCGAAGCGGGCTTCTCCACGGCCTTCGACCTGATCCTGCCCGTTCCGCTCCATGCCCGCAAGCTGGCCCAGCGCGGCTACAACCAAGCCGACAGCTTTGCCCAGGGTCTGGCTACCGGCTTGGGCTGCCCCTGGCAAGCCGATGGCCTGCGCCGCATCACCGGTACCGAATCACAAACCCGCAAAAACCGCCTGGAGCGTTGGCAGAATGTGGCCGAAGTTTTCGAGGTAGCGCAGCCGGTACTGGTAGCCAGCCAACGGATTCTTATGGTAGATGACGTGCTAACCACGGGCGCTACCTTAGAAGCCTGCGCTGCCGTGCTGCTAGCCGCTGGGGCCGCCACCGTTAGCATTGCTACCATTGCCACAGCGGACCGATAG